From the Pseudomonas sp. Teo4 genome, the window GGCCCAGGTGTCGGAACTGGGGGGATGCCGGATCAGATTCAGCGTACCGATCCAGCATCCCCCCGTGTAGCAGCCGGTTTGCCGGCGATTAGCTCAGATCAGCGGGCGCTCAACGCCGCATAGCTATTCATCAGGTTGCGGTAGTTGGGAATGCGCTGCGACAGCAGGTTACCCAGGCCTTCGATATCGTTGCGCCAGTCGCGGTGCAGCTCACACGCCACCGAGAACCAGTTCATCATCTGCGCGCCGGCCTGGGTCATGCGTACCCAAGCAGCCTGCTGTACGGTCTCGTTGAAGGTGCCCGAGGCATCGGTGACCACGAACACCTCAAAGCCCTCAGCCAGCGCCGACAGGGTCGGGAACGCCACACACACGTCGGTCACTACACCGGCGATGATCAGTTGCTTGCGCCCGGTCGCCTTGATCGCCTTGACGAAGTCTTCGTTGTCCCAGGCGTTGATCTGGCCCGGCCGTGCAATGTATGGGGCATCTGGGAACATTTCCTTGAGCTCGGGTACCAGCGGGCCGTTCGGGCCTTGCTCGAAGCTGGTGGTGAGGATGGTTGGAAGGCCGAAGAACTTCGCCAGGTCGCCCAGGGCCAGGACATTGTTCTTGAACTCGTTGGGCGAAAAATCCTGCACCAGCGAGATCAGGCCGGTCTGGTGGTCGACCAGCAGCACGACGGCGTCGTCTTTGTTCAGGCGCTTGTAATCCGGTTGGCTCATGAGAGTGACTCCTTGGGTTGGGTGACACGGGCCGGTACTGTCCGCACATGGCTATACCGACGGATACCTTGGTTTTAAGAATGCACGCCGATGGGTTCGGCTTTGGCCGCCAGCCGCCAGGCTTTCGGGGGTTGCCCGACCAGGCGACTGAATGCCCGGGTAAAGTGGGCCTGGTCGCAAAAACCGCATTCCAGGCTGACATGGGTGATGGGTGCCTCGGTGGCCAGCAGGCGTTTGGCCTTTTCCATACGCGCCAACAAGCGCCAGGCCTGCGGCGAGAGGCCTGTGTTGACTTTGAAGGCTCGGGAAAAGTGGCTGCGTGTGAGGTTGCAAACCCCGGCGATCTCGATGATCGACAATGAACTGCGCAGCATCAGCTCCTTGGCCTGACGCAGGCGTGCGGGGGTCAGCGCGCCGGGTGGGCAGGTGTCCTGGTGCAGGCTGTCGTGGACCGTTCGGGGGTGCATGGCGACTCTCCTGTTCAATGGGGAAAGTCTCGCGCCCGGCACATGACAAAGTCCTGAGCCAAACCTTAATAGTTCTTAAAGCTGCACTACTGGCCCGCCGCGCAATACCGATACCCTAAGATGAGTTTCGTGTTCAGCAGTCAGCCCCCTTTGGGTGGCTCGTATCAAGGCGAGAAAGGTATGCAGGAAAATCGTGCTCACCGCACCGTGGCCATGGTGTTGTTCAATGATGTGCTTTTGCTGGATGTGACCGGCCCTCTGGATGCCTTTGCCATCGCCAACCGGTTCTTGCCCGAAAACCGGCAATACCGGTTGATCACCGTGGCCGAAGGGCAAGCTGCAGTGCGCGGCTCTTGTGGGTTGAAGGCCGTAGCCGACGCACGCCTCGAAGACTTGCCCGCCGCTGTCGACCTGCTGCTGGTGCCGGGTGGCCCTGGGGCCTACGACGTCGCCTTGCCAGCGCTGGAGCGCTGGCTACCTCAGGCTGTGCGCAGCGCCAAACGGTTTGGCGCCATCTGTACGGGTGTGTTTCTGTTGGGCCGTGCCGGGCTGCTGAATGGCTATCGCTGCACGACCCATTGGAATTACGTGGAGCGCCTGGCTCATGCCTTTCCCGAAACGAAAGTGGAGACCGAGCAGATCTACGTGATTGATCGCAATTTGATCACTTCCGGCGGCATCACCGCAGGTATCGACCTGGCGTTGGCCGTGGTGGCGGAAGACCATGGCAAGGCGCTTGCCCTGGAGGTTGCCAAGGTGTTGCTGGTAGCCCGCCATCGCCAGGGCGGACAGACGCCCTATGGGCCGCTGTTAGCGGCAGTACCCCGGGACGACACACCGATCGCGCGTGTTCAGGCCTACATCGTCGATCATATCGAGCAGCCATTCACGGTGCAGAAAATGGCCGAACGGGTGGCCATGAGCAGTCGCAACTTCGCCCGCACCTTCCAGCGCGAAGTGGGCATCACACCCTTGCAGTACCTGCAGAACGCTCGCATAGATCGGGCTCGCAAGCTGCTGGAAGAGAGCGACCTGCCCTTGAAAGTGGTGGCGGCTCAATGCGGGTTCGGCAGTGACCGGCATATGCGCAAAGTGTTCTGCGAGCGGATCGGCATGACACCGGCACAGTATCGGGCGCAGTTTGGCGGGCACTGATTGTCTCCCAGAAAGAGACAATGTGTCGCCGATGCGCGGGATTGTCTGACGCCATTACAGTCTGCAAAATTGGCCTTCACACTGTACGTCGCTGCCCAGGCAGCTCATGGAGTCCGAGCCAATGCCACATGAAAGCAGCCTGCTGCAAACCGCCGTCATCTTTCTGCTCGCCGCCGTTATCGCTGTGCCCTTGGCCAAACGCCTGCAACTGGGCGCCGTCATCGGCTACCTGCTGGCGGGCGTGGCCATCGGCCCGCAGGCGCTGGGGCTGATCCGCGACACCGAAAGCGTTGCCCATATCTCCGAGCTGGGTGTCGTCCTGCTGCTGTTCATCATCGGCCTGGAACTGTCGCCTCGGCGCCTGTGGCTGATGCGCAAATCGGTGTTCGGCGTAGGTACCGCACAGGTGCTGCTGACCGGCGCGGTCATCGGAGCCATCGCCTTGTATGGTTTCGACCAGTCATTGCCCGCTGCCATGGTGCTGGGCCTGGGGCTTGCCTTGTCGTCCACCGCGCTTGGCCTGCAGAGCCTGGCCGAGACCAAGCAACTCAATGCCCCCCACGGTCGCCTGGCGTTCGCCATTCTGCTGTTCCAGGACATCGCCGCCATTCCCTTGATCGCCCTTGTGCCGCTGCTGGCCGCGAGTGGCCCGGACACCAGCCATGGCGACAGCCTGGAACATGGCCTCAAAGTCTTTGCCAGCATTGCCGCGGTCATCGTCGGCGGGCGCTACCTGCTGCGCCCTTTGTTCCGCATCGTGGCCCGCACCGGCCTGCCAGAGGTATCCACCGCCACCGCACTGCTGGTGGTGATCGGCACCGCCTGGCTGATGGAGGAAGCCGGTATTTCCATGGCCCTTGGCGCTTTCCTCGCCGGCCTGCTGTTGGCCGACTCGGAATACCGCCACGAACTGGAGTCGCAAATCGAACCGTTCAAAGGACTGCTGCTGGGGTTGTTCTTCATCAGCGTTGGCATGGGTGCCAACCTGGGCCTGCTGCTGGAAATGCCGCTGGTACTGCTGGGCCTGACCCTGCTGCTGGTGGCAGTCAAGTTGACGCTGCTGATCGTGGTGGGTCGCCTGGCCGGTGGCCTGAACAGCACCAGCGCCCTGCGCCTGGGCATGGTCCTGGCGGCCGGTGGCGAGTTTGCCTTCGTAGTGTTCAAGCTGGGTAAGGACCAAGGCCTGTTCGACGCCCAGACCTACGACCTGCTGCTGATGACCATTACCCTGTCGATGGCCATCACGCCGCTGCTGATGCTCGGCTGCGCCCGCGCACTGAAACGCCCGCAGCCACCGCGTGAGGTGCCTGAACAGTACAAGACCATCGACGCGGGCACACCGCGTGTGGTGATTGTCGGCATGGGCCGCATGGGGCAGATCGTTTCGCGCATCCTGCGGGCACAGAAGATCCCGTTCATTGCCTTGGACACCTCGGTGGATGCCATCGAGATGACCCGCACCTTCGAGCAGGCCCCGGTATTCTATGGCGACCCGCTGCGCCCTGAGGTGCTGCATGCGGCCAAGGTCGGCGAGGCGGAGTACTTCGTGATCACTACCGATGACCCGGACACCACGACCCGCATGGCCGAGCATGTGAAGCGCCTGTACCCCCACCTGAAGGTGCTGGCACGAGCGCGCAACCGCCAGCATGTTCACAAACTGGTGGACGTGGGTGCCGAACCGATTCGCGAAACCTTCTACTCGAGCCTTGAGCTTTCACGCCGCGCCCTGGTGGGGCTGGGCTTGAGCGATGAGCAGGCGGCAAACCGCATCGAACGCTTCACCCAGCACGATGAAGAGGTGCTGATTGCCCAGGGTCAGGTGCGTGACGACCGGGCCAAGGTGATGCAGACCGCCAAGGAGGCGCGGGTGGAGCTTGAGCGGTTGTTCGACTCGGATGCGGATTGACCGGCTTCAGGCGAAAGCCAGTTTCGCAATTTGAGGGTGCTCACGATGTGCGGCTTGCCACAAATCGTAGGCCGCCTGCTCAGCCAGGTACTGACGAGCATCACCAAGCCCTGCCAGCTCAAGACGATAGGCAAGGTCGGCAGAGATGGCTGCATGGCCATTGAGCACTGTGGATAACTGACCCCGTGAGTAGCCAAGATGACGAGCGAGCGCCGAAACGCTCATGCCGATTGCGGGCAGAACATCTTCGCGCAGGGACTCACCAGGATGGGGCGGATTGTGCATAGGCATTGGCTTTAGCCTCCCATGGAGCAATACGTTGGATTCTGGAGGAGATCACCAAGCCCTTTCCGGGCTGCGCTGTCGCGCAAGGAATAGTGGCCACTGTGGGAGCGGGTTTACCCGCGAAGAAGACACTGCAGTGGATGGCACGGGCTTCGCCCGTGTTCGCGGGCAAGCCCGCTCCCACAGGGATCGCGCCAGCTTTTAGAAATTGAGCAAGACAGTTGCTCCTACAAGGCCCTCGACTCAGCGAGTTTGGGCAATCCCTGCTGACAACACGGTACGTCGGCAATCTCTATGTTCACCAGTGTCTTCTCAACGAGCTTGCTTGGCGCCTTCGTACCTTCTGGTTGCGTCGTAGGATTACTCCTAGAAGCCTGCCATTACAGGGTTTGCTTCCACAACCAACACTCTAGCGCTGCATCCCCCAACGCCGCACAGTCAGCCGCTCCAGGGTATTGAACACCAACCCTTCCACCAGCAACCCGATCAGGATCACCACGGCCAGCCCCGCAAACACCTTGTCGGTGTAAAGCTCGTTGCGGTTCTGGAAGATGTACCAACCCAGCCCACCCTTGCCACTGCTGGCACCGAACACCAGCTCGGCCGCGATCAAGGTGCGCCAGGCGAACGCCCAGCCGATCTTCAAGCCCGATAGAATCGACGGCAACGCCGCCGGCACCAGAATGTGCAGCACCAGGCGCAACCCCTTGAGCCCGTAATTGCGCCCAGCCATGCGCAGGGTGTCGGAGACACCGAGGAACCCGGCATAGGTGTTCAGCGCCAGCGCCCAGAGTACCGAGTGCACCAGAACGAAGATCAGGCTGTTGTCACCCAGCCCGAACCACAACAAGGCCAGGGGCAGCAGGGCAATGGCTGGCAGCGGGTTGAACATCGAGGTCAATGTACCGAGCAGGTCGCGCCCGAGCTGGGTCGACACAGCCAGGCTGGTCAGGCCGAACGCCAGGACGATGCCCAGCACGTAGCCCTTGAGCAACACCACCAGCGATACCCCGACCTTGGCCGGCAGTTCGCCGCTCAGCATGCCGTCCCACAGGGCCGCTGAGGTTTGCAGAAAGCCTGGCAGCAACAGGTCGTTGCCCTGGTAGCGGGCGATGGCTTCCCACACGGCAGCGATGACGACAAGAATCACCGCCTTGCGCAACCAGCCCAGCTGCCACAGGCGTTGGGCCAGCGGCAGTTGGCGTTCCAGAGGCACACTGAGCAGCGGCTCCAGCTGCACCTCATATTCCTGACGTACAGGTGTAGTGGTCATGGCTGAAGCTCCTGTCAGTAAGCGATGCGAATATCGTTGAAGCCCAGGTCGGCGGCCTGCTCCGGGGCATCCGCCTCGTCGAACAGCAAACGATGGATGCGTCGGGCGCTGGCCTGGAAGTCGGCGGCGCCAAGGCTGCCGAGGTCGTACTGGTGGCTGTGCACTTCGGCCCTCACTCGCCCTGGGTGCGGCGACAGCAGCAGGATTCGGTTACCCACCACCAGTGCCTCTTCGATGGAGTGAGTGACGAACAGCAAGGTGAAACGCACCTCTTCCCAGAGCAGCAGCAACTCTTCCTGCATTTTGCGCCGGGTCAGTGCATCGAGCGCGGCGAAGGGTTCGTCCATCAGCAGGATCTTGGGCTGGGTGGCCAATGCCCGGGCGATGGCGACGCGCGCCTTCATGCCACCCGACAAGGTATGCGGGTAGGCATCGGCAAATGCTGCCAAGCCGACCTTGTCCAAGTAATGAAGGGCGCGCTCTTCGGCCTCGGCGCGCTTGAGCTGGCCAGACACCAGCAGCGGGAACATCACGTTCTGCTTCACCGTCTTCCACGGCGGCAACTGGTCGAACTCCTGGAACACCACGATGCGGTCAGGGCCGGGGCCTTTGACCGGCTGGCCCTGCAGCAGAATCTGCCCTTCCTGGGGCTCGATGAACCCGGCCACAGCCTTGAGCAAGGTGGACTTGCCGCAACCGG encodes:
- the ycaC gene encoding isochorismate family cysteine hydrolase YcaC; the protein is MSQPDYKRLNKDDAVVLLVDHQTGLISLVQDFSPNEFKNNVLALGDLAKFFGLPTILTTSFEQGPNGPLVPELKEMFPDAPYIARPGQINAWDNEDFVKAIKATGRKQLIIAGVVTDVCVAFPTLSALAEGFEVFVVTDASGTFNETVQQAAWVRMTQAGAQMMNWFSVACELHRDWRNDIEGLGNLLSQRIPNYRNLMNSYAALSAR
- a CDS encoding AraC family transcriptional regulator, producing the protein MHPRTVHDSLHQDTCPPGALTPARLRQAKELMLRSSLSIIEIAGVCNLTRSHFSRAFKVNTGLSPQAWRLLARMEKAKRLLATEAPITHVSLECGFCDQAHFTRAFSRLVGQPPKAWRLAAKAEPIGVHS
- a CDS encoding GlxA family transcriptional regulator, encoding MQENRAHRTVAMVLFNDVLLLDVTGPLDAFAIANRFLPENRQYRLITVAEGQAAVRGSCGLKAVADARLEDLPAAVDLLLVPGGPGAYDVALPALERWLPQAVRSAKRFGAICTGVFLLGRAGLLNGYRCTTHWNYVERLAHAFPETKVETEQIYVIDRNLITSGGITAGIDLALAVVAEDHGKALALEVAKVLLVARHRQGGQTPYGPLLAAVPRDDTPIARVQAYIVDHIEQPFTVQKMAERVAMSSRNFARTFQREVGITPLQYLQNARIDRARKLLEESDLPLKVVAAQCGFGSDRHMRKVFCERIGMTPAQYRAQFGGH
- a CDS encoding monovalent cation:proton antiporter-2 (CPA2) family protein, with translation MPHESSLLQTAVIFLLAAVIAVPLAKRLQLGAVIGYLLAGVAIGPQALGLIRDTESVAHISELGVVLLLFIIGLELSPRRLWLMRKSVFGVGTAQVLLTGAVIGAIALYGFDQSLPAAMVLGLGLALSSTALGLQSLAETKQLNAPHGRLAFAILLFQDIAAIPLIALVPLLAASGPDTSHGDSLEHGLKVFASIAAVIVGGRYLLRPLFRIVARTGLPEVSTATALLVVIGTAWLMEEAGISMALGAFLAGLLLADSEYRHELESQIEPFKGLLLGLFFISVGMGANLGLLLEMPLVLLGLTLLLVAVKLTLLIVVGRLAGGLNSTSALRLGMVLAAGGEFAFVVFKLGKDQGLFDAQTYDLLLMTITLSMAITPLLMLGCARALKRPQPPREVPEQYKTIDAGTPRVVIVGMGRMGQIVSRILRAQKIPFIALDTSVDAIEMTRTFEQAPVFYGDPLRPEVLHAAKVGEAEYFVITTDDPDTTTRMAEHVKRLYPHLKVLARARNRQHVHKLVDVGAEPIRETFYSSLELSRRALVGLGLSDEQAANRIERFTQHDEEVLIAQGQVRDDRAKVMQTAKEARVELERLFDSDAD
- a CDS encoding HigA family addiction module antitoxin, producing the protein MPMHNPPHPGESLREDVLPAIGMSVSALARHLGYSRGQLSTVLNGHAAISADLAYRLELAGLGDARQYLAEQAAYDLWQAAHREHPQIAKLAFA
- a CDS encoding ABC transporter permease, with the translated sequence MTTTPVRQEYEVQLEPLLSVPLERQLPLAQRLWQLGWLRKAVILVVIAAVWEAIARYQGNDLLLPGFLQTSAALWDGMLSGELPAKVGVSLVVLLKGYVLGIVLAFGLTSLAVSTQLGRDLLGTLTSMFNPLPAIALLPLALLWFGLGDNSLIFVLVHSVLWALALNTYAGFLGVSDTLRMAGRNYGLKGLRLVLHILVPAALPSILSGLKIGWAFAWRTLIAAELVFGASSGKGGLGWYIFQNRNELYTDKVFAGLAVVILIGLLVEGLVFNTLERLTVRRWGMQR
- a CDS encoding ABC transporter ATP-binding protein — translated: MTAPLPGHTASNLSRVATPPLLQVDNLSLEYCTAQRVVRATHQVSFEVDRADRFVLLGPSGCGKSTLLKAVAGFIEPQEGQILLQGQPVKGPGPDRIVVFQEFDQLPPWKTVKQNVMFPLLVSGQLKRAEAEERALHYLDKVGLAAFADAYPHTLSGGMKARVAIARALATQPKILLMDEPFAALDALTRRKMQEELLLLWEEVRFTLLFVTHSIEEALVVGNRILLLSPHPGRVRAEVHSHQYDLGSLGAADFQASARRIHRLLFDEADAPEQAADLGFNDIRIAY